GGGTGTCGGGGCTCTTTTCCGCGCGCGGTTACAACATCGAATCCCTCACCGTCGCGCCGACCGAGGACGCGACCATGTCGCGCATGACGATCGTCACCAGCGGCTCGGACGAGATCATCGAGCAGATCACCAAGCAGCTGAACAAGCTGGTCGACGTGGTCAAGGTGGTGGATCTCAACGACGGCGAGCACATCGAGCGCGAACTCATGCTGGTCAAGGTGCGCGCGTTCGGCAAGGACCGCGAGGAGATGAAGCGCATGGCCGACATTTTTCGTGGCCGCATCATCGACGTTACGGAAAAGGCATACACGATCGAGCTCACCGGCACCGGCGCCAAGCTCGACGCGTTCCTCAATGCCATCGAGAAGAGCGCGATCCTGGAGACCGTGCGCACCGGTGCTTCCGGCATCGGTCGCGGCGAGCGCGTGCTCAAGATCTGATAGGGGGTGCGCCGCGAGCACGCCGGCCAGCGCTCCCTGCTTTACCAAGAGAGGACATCATGAAGGTTTACTACGACAAGGACGCCGATCTCTCGCTCATCAAGGGCAAGAAGGTCACCATCGTCGGCTATGGCTCCCAAGGCCACGCCCACGCGCAGAATCTGCAGGATTCCGGAGTCAAGGTCGTGGTCGGTCTGCGGCCGGGCGGGATTTCCTGGGACAAGGCCAAGCAGGCAGGGCTCCCGGTCAAGTCGGTCGACGAAGCCGTGAAGGGCGCGGACGTGGTCATGATGCTGCTGCCCGACGAGACCATCGCCGCGGTGTACAAGAGCGAAGTCGAGCCCAACGTGAAGCGCGGCGCGGCGGTCGCATTCGCGCACGGCTTCAATATCCACTACGGGCAGGTGGTACCGCGTGCCGACCTCGACGTGTTCATGGTAGCGCCGAAGGCACCGGGTCACACGGTGCGCTCCACCTATACGCAGGGTGGTGGTGTGCCGCAGCTCATCGCCGTCTACCAGGACCGCTCCGGCGCGGCGCGCGACCTCGCGCTGAGCTACGCCGCGGCGAATGGCGGCGGCCGCGCAGGCATCATCGAGACCACCTTCAAGGAAGAAACCGAAACCGATCTGTTCGGCGAGCAGACCGTGCTTTGCGGCGGCTGCGTGGAACTGGTCAAGGCGGGCTTCGAGACGCTGGTCGAGGCCGGCTACGCGCCGGAGATGGCGTACTTCGAGTGCCTGCACGAACTCAAGCTGATCGTCGACCTCATGTACGAAGGCGGCATCGGGACGATGAACTACTCGATCTCGAACAACGCGGAATATGGCGAGTACGTGACCGGACCCCGGGTCATCGGTGAGCAATCGCGCGCGGCGATGCGCGAGGCCCTGCGCAACATCCAGACCGGCGAGTACGCCAAGAGCTTCATCCTGGAGAACC
This is a stretch of genomic DNA from Betaproteobacteria bacterium. It encodes these proteins:
- the ilvN gene encoding acetolactate synthase small subunit, coding for MSGLFSARGYNIESLTVAPTEDATMSRMTIVTSGSDEIIEQITKQLNKLVDVVKVVDLNDGEHIERELMLVKVRAFGKDREEMKRMADIFRGRIIDVTEKAYTIELTGTGAKLDAFLNAIEKSAILETVRTGASGIGRGERVLKI
- the ilvC gene encoding ketol-acid reductoisomerase, which translates into the protein MKVYYDKDADLSLIKGKKVTIVGYGSQGHAHAQNLQDSGVKVVVGLRPGGISWDKAKQAGLPVKSVDEAVKGADVVMMLLPDETIAAVYKSEVEPNVKRGAAVAFAHGFNIHYGQVVPRADLDVFMVAPKAPGHTVRSTYTQGGGVPQLIAVYQDRSGAARDLALSYAAANGGGRAGIIETTFKEETETDLFGEQTVLCGGCVELVKAGFETLVEAGYAPEMAYFECLHELKLIVDLMYEGGIGTMNYSISNNAEYGEYVTGPRVIGEQSRAAMREALRNIQTGEYAKSFILENRAGAPTLLSRRRITAEHPIEQIGAKLRDMMPWIRKNKLVDTSKN